Proteins from one Longimicrobium sp. genomic window:
- the hisB gene encoding imidazoleglycerol-phosphate dehydratase HisB, giving the protein MSRVGTRERSTRETQIRVRVDLDGTGKAEVRTGVGFFDHMLDALARHGMFDLEVECTGDLHIDAHHTVEDVGIALGGALLDALGDKRGIVRYADATVPLDEALVRAVVDVSGRPFLHFHVPLPAGQPRIGDFDAALSAEFWRGFAMESRLTMHLDGIRGDNAHHVVEATFKAAARALDAATALDPRRAGEVPSTKGAL; this is encoded by the coding sequence ATGAGCCGCGTGGGCACGAGGGAGCGGAGCACGCGCGAGACGCAGATCCGCGTCCGCGTCGACCTGGACGGCACGGGAAAGGCCGAGGTGAGAACCGGCGTCGGCTTCTTCGACCACATGCTGGACGCGCTGGCCCGCCACGGGATGTTCGACCTGGAGGTGGAGTGCACGGGTGACCTGCACATCGACGCGCACCACACCGTGGAGGACGTGGGGATCGCGCTGGGCGGCGCCTTGCTGGACGCGCTGGGCGACAAGCGCGGCATCGTGCGCTACGCGGATGCGACGGTGCCGCTGGACGAGGCGCTGGTGCGGGCGGTGGTGGACGTCTCTGGCCGCCCCTTTCTGCACTTCCACGTGCCGCTCCCCGCCGGCCAGCCGCGCATCGGCGACTTCGATGCGGCGCTGTCGGCGGAGTTCTGGCGCGGGTTCGCCATGGAGTCGCGGCTGACGATGCACCTGGACGGCATCCGCGGCGACAACGCGCACCACGTGGTGGAGGCGACCTTTAAGGCCGCCGCCCGTGCGCTGGACGCCGCCACCGCGCTCGATCCGCGCCGCGCGGGCGAGGTGCCCTCGACGAAAGGGGCGCTGTGA
- the hisH gene encoding imidazole glycerol phosphate synthase subunit HisH — MKPSIVLLDYGAGNLRSVAKAFEHEGAEVTLTSDPAVARGAERLVLPGQGHFGQCMTRLEESGLGDAVREFIGTERPFLGICVGMQLIYDASEEAPGIPGLALIPGTVKRLRTDLPLPHVGWNSVEFVRMAEGDPVLEGVAGPKPRYFYHVHSYGVLEADGEHVLGRCTYDDAFASIVRRDNVWGIQFHPEKSQEDGLRILGNFARL, encoded by the coding sequence GTGAAGCCCTCCATCGTCCTGCTGGACTACGGGGCGGGGAACCTGCGCTCCGTAGCCAAGGCGTTCGAGCACGAGGGCGCCGAGGTGACGCTGACCTCCGACCCCGCCGTGGCGCGTGGCGCGGAGCGGCTGGTCCTTCCGGGCCAGGGGCACTTCGGGCAGTGCATGACGAGGCTGGAGGAGAGCGGGCTGGGCGACGCGGTGCGCGAGTTCATCGGCACGGAGCGCCCCTTCCTGGGGATCTGCGTGGGGATGCAGCTCATCTACGACGCCAGCGAGGAGGCGCCCGGCATCCCCGGCCTCGCCCTGATCCCCGGCACGGTGAAGCGCCTGCGCACGGACCTCCCCCTGCCGCACGTCGGCTGGAACTCGGTCGAGTTCGTGCGCATGGCGGAGGGCGACCCCGTGCTGGAGGGCGTTGCCGGCCCCAAGCCGCGCTACTTCTACCACGTCCACTCCTACGGCGTGCTGGAAGCCGACGGCGAGCACGTCCTCGGCCGCTGCACCTACGACGACGCGTTCGCATCCATCGTGCGGCGCGACAACGTGTGGGGCATCCAGTTCCATCCTGAAAAGAGCCAGGAGGACGGTTTGCGCATCCTGGGCAACTTCGCGCGCCTATGA
- the hisF gene encoding imidazole glycerol phosphate synthase subunit HisF, with amino-acid sequence MGLAKRIIPCLDVKEGRVVKGIQFEGLRDAGDPVEQAMRYDAERADELCFLDITASHEGRSSMLEVIRRTAESIFIPFTVGGGVRSVEDFVAILGAGADKVTVNTAALEDPALVARAAEHFGSQCVVVAIDARSSESSGSGYEVFTHGGRRAAGLDAVEWARRVESLGAGEILLTSMDRDGTRDGYDLELLRAVSGAVRIPVIASGGAGALEHLDAGLAAGAHAVLAASIFHFGEYTLAEARRYLAARGHAVRE; translated from the coding sequence ATGGGGCTAGCGAAGCGCATCATCCCCTGCCTGGACGTCAAGGAAGGGCGGGTGGTGAAGGGGATCCAGTTCGAGGGGCTGCGCGACGCCGGCGACCCCGTGGAGCAGGCGATGCGGTACGACGCCGAGCGCGCGGACGAGCTCTGCTTCCTGGACATCACCGCGTCGCACGAGGGGCGCTCGTCGATGCTGGAGGTGATCCGCCGCACCGCCGAGTCGATCTTCATCCCCTTCACCGTGGGCGGCGGCGTGCGCTCGGTGGAGGACTTCGTCGCCATCCTCGGCGCCGGCGCGGACAAGGTGACGGTGAACACCGCGGCGCTGGAAGACCCGGCGCTGGTGGCGCGCGCGGCGGAGCACTTCGGCTCGCAGTGCGTGGTGGTGGCGATCGACGCGCGGAGCAGCGAGTCGTCCGGGAGCGGCTACGAGGTCTTCACCCACGGCGGGCGCCGCGCGGCGGGGCTCGACGCGGTGGAGTGGGCGCGCCGCGTGGAGTCGCTGGGCGCGGGAGAGATCCTGCTGACCTCGATGGACCGCGACGGGACGCGCGACGGCTACGACCTGGAGCTTCTCCGCGCTGTGAGCGGCGCCGTGCGGATTCCCGTGATCGCGTCGGGGGGCGCGGGGGCGCTGGAGCACCTGGATGCGGGGCTCGCCGCGGGGGCGCACGCGGTGCTCGCGGCCTCCATCTTCCACTTCGGCGAGTACACGCTGGCCGAGGCGCGGCGCTACCTTGCGGCGCGCGGGCACGCAGTTCGCGAATAG
- the dapF gene encoding diaminopimelate epimerase, with the protein MAEFYKGHGLGNDYIALELDGLPFDLTPPAVRLLCNRHTGVGSDGVLGRTGSTAADFGLRIFNPDGSEAEKSGNGLRIFAAYLLERGEASVGVPFSVETPGGIVGMTVVGAMGGGVLMVEAEMGTAAFRSTDVGLAGDEREVDNEALELEAGDAVLINTVSIGNPHCVVFMDELDVEDLRRRAPQISTHPAFARGTNVQFAVPLEPGAVEAWVWERGAGETRASGSSACAVAAAAVRRGMVTERSVEVRMPGGSLHVDVRDDFSLLLRGPVEGVYRGTLGEGMVARLRELSWG; encoded by the coding sequence ATGGCGGAGTTCTACAAGGGCCACGGGCTCGGCAACGACTACATCGCGCTGGAGCTGGACGGGCTCCCATTCGACCTCACCCCGCCCGCCGTGCGCCTGCTGTGCAACCGGCACACCGGCGTAGGGTCGGACGGGGTCCTGGGGCGCACCGGGTCGACGGCGGCGGACTTCGGGCTGCGCATCTTCAACCCCGACGGCAGCGAGGCGGAGAAGAGCGGCAACGGGCTGCGCATCTTCGCCGCGTACCTGCTGGAACGCGGCGAGGCCAGCGTCGGCGTGCCGTTCAGCGTGGAGACCCCCGGCGGCATCGTGGGGATGACCGTCGTCGGCGCCATGGGCGGCGGGGTGCTGATGGTGGAGGCGGAGATGGGGACGGCCGCGTTCCGCAGCACGGACGTGGGGCTCGCCGGCGACGAGCGCGAGGTGGACAACGAGGCGCTGGAGCTGGAGGCCGGCGACGCGGTGCTCATCAACACCGTCTCCATCGGCAACCCGCACTGCGTCGTCTTCATGGATGAGCTGGACGTGGAGGACCTTCGCCGCCGCGCCCCGCAGATTTCCACGCACCCGGCATTCGCGCGCGGCACCAACGTGCAGTTCGCCGTCCCGCTGGAGCCGGGCGCGGTGGAGGCGTGGGTCTGGGAGCGCGGGGCGGGGGAGACGCGCGCATCCGGCTCCAGCGCCTGCGCCGTCGCCGCCGCCGCGGTGAGACGCGGGATGGTCACCGAGCGCAGCGTGGAGGTGCGGATGCCCGGCGGCTCGCTGCACGTGGACGTGCGCGACGACTTCTCGCTGCTGTTGCGCGGCCCGGTCGAGGGCGTGTACCGCGGGACGCTGGGCGAGGGGATGGTGGCGCGGCTGCGGGAGCTGTCATGGGGCTAG